In Ovis canadensis isolate MfBH-ARS-UI-01 breed Bighorn chromosome 11, ARS-UI_OviCan_v2, whole genome shotgun sequence, one genomic interval encodes:
- the LOC138447549 gene encoding nucleoside diphosphate kinase A 1, which yields MASSERTFIAIKPDGVQRGLMGEIIKRFEQKGFRLVAMKFMRASEDLLKEHYIDLKDRPFFAGLVKYMHSGPVVAMVWEGLNVVKTGRVMLGETNPADSKPGTIRGDFCIQVGRNIIHGSDSVESAEKEIALWFHPEELVNYKSCAQNWIYE from the exons ATGGCCAGCAGCGAGCGCACCTTCATTGCCATCAAGCCCGATGGAGTCCAGCGAGGCCTCATGGGAGAAATAATCAAGCGTTTTGAACAAAAGGGATTCCGTCTTGTTGCCATGAAATTCATGCGG GCTTCTGAAGACCTTCTCAAGGAGCACTATATTGACCTGAAGGACCGTCCATTCTTTGCTGGCCTGGTGAAATACATGCACTCAGGGCCAGTGGTTGCCATG GTCTGGGAGGGACTGAATGTTGTGAAGACAGGTCGAGTGATGCTTGGGGAGACCAACCCTGCGGACTCCAAGCCAGGGACCATCCGTGGGGACTTTTGCATCCAAGTTGGCAG GAACATCATCCATGGCAGTGATTCCGTGGAGAGTGCAGAGAAGGAGATTGCCTTGTGGTTTCACCCTGAGGAACTGGTGAATTACAAGAGCTGTGCTCAGAACTGGATCTACGAGTGA